The Agrococcus sp. ProA11 genomic sequence CGCGGCGGGCCGCGGCAGCAGCGTCGCCGCGGCGGTGACGCGCGCCGCGACCGCGCGCAGCTCGGCGTCGGCCGGGTGCGGGGTGGCGCCGTTCACGGGTGCGTCGAGGCTGCCGCCGGCCGCGGTCAGCTCGGCCTCGAGCTCGCGCACGTCGAGGCCGTCGAGGCGTGCCGCGGCGAGCGCGTGCGCGGCCAGATCCTCCGGCTGGGTCCAGCTCAGTCGCAGCATCGGCTGGGCGGTGCCTGTCACCGGTCGAGACCGAGGGCCGCGACCGCGCTGCTGCGGGCTGCGTGGCGCTCGGCGTCCGCCGACCAGACTGCTGCGGCGACGTCGGCGATCACTGCGCCCGGGGCCCGCAGGTCGAGGCGGGAGGCCTCGCCCACGGCGTCGATCCATTCCGCCGGCACCGCGTCGGGCCCGCCCAGCGCGCCGGCGATGGTGCCCGCCATGACCGCGATCGAGTCGGAGTCCCTGCCGTAGTTGACCGCACCGAGCACCGCCTCGCGGTAGTCGCCGTCGCAGGCGGCTAGCAGGCCGAGCGCCACCGGCAGCTCCTCGATCGCCTTCGTGCGGCTCGGCAGCCGCGCATCCATCGCCGGCTGCCGATACGTCTCGCCGACCGTGTCGTACGGGCGTACGGCGTCGCGCAGCGCGGCGAGCCCGCCGTCGCGCCATCCGTCCAGCCGCCGGCCGGCCTCGACCGTCGCCTCGACCGCGGCGCGGGTGCCGTCGCGGGCGAGCCCGATGGCGGCGTCGAGCACGCCGTCGATCGTCGCGCCGGGAGCGGCGGCGGCGGCGACCGCGGCCGCGAAGACGCCCGCGGCCTCCCTGCCGTAGCTCGACTGGTGCGCGCCGGCGATGTCGATCGCCTCCGCGTAGGCGCCCTGCGCATCCCCCGCGTTGACGAGGCCCACGGGCCCCATGTACATGGTGGCGCCGCAGTTGACGACATTGCCGACGCCTGCCTCGCGGGGGTCGATGTGGCCGTAGTGCAGGCGCGCGACGAGCCACTTCTCGGCGAGGAAGACGCGGTGGAGCGGCAGCGCCTCGGCCTCGAGCTCCGGGATCCACTGCACCTCACCGATCATCCTGGGCACCAGGTGCTCGGCGATGTCGTGTGCCGTGAGGTGGCGTCGCACGTGCGCGTAGACGTCGACCAGCAGGTTCGTCATCAGGGTGTCGTCCGTGACGTGCCCGTCGCCCTTGTGGTACGGCGCGATAGGTCTGGCGTGGCGCCAGTCGTCCAGGAACGGCCCGACGATCCCCTCGATCGTGCCCCCGTAGCGCTGCTGGATGGCTTCGGGCGTGTTGCCCTCGGCTGCGCCGCCGAGTGCGTCGCCGACGGCGGCGCCTGCGAGGGCTGCGGTCGCGACATCCTGGAATGCTGCGGCGTTCATGTCTCTCCGATCGATGGGTGCGGATGCGCCGGGCGGCCGGGCAGGGACTGCTGCCCCTGCCCGGCCGGGGTGACTACTGGATCGATTCCCAGCCCTCGGTCAACTGGGCTTCCAGCTCCTCGAGGCTGATGGAGTCGGCGAGGTACTGCTGGAACGCAGGGGTCGCGTACTGGTCCTTCCACTGCGGGTAGTTGACCGCGAGCTGGAACGGCGCTGCCTCGAGCACCTCGCCGGAGACGAGCATCTCGGTCCAGCCGGTCTGGCCCTCGGTCGCCTCGGCGAGCGCGTCGCGAGCCGCGCCGGTCGCGGGGATCAGCGCGTCGCCCTGACCCACGGTCGCGAGGTGCTCTGCCTGCATGTAGTAGTTGATGAACTCGGCTGCGCGGTCGACGTACTGCGAGTCGGCCGAGACCGAGAGCGTCTGCGGCGACGTGCCCTGTGCGGCGCTGTCGCTGCCTGCCAGCGGCGGCAGCACGGTCCACTCGAAGCCCTCGGGCGCGGTGTCGGCGATCTGCTGCGCGAGGTACGAGCCGCCGATGTACATGCCGTAGGTGCCACCCAGGAAGCCCGGGAGCACGTCGCCGCCCGACTGCGTGAGCGTGATCGGGTCGAGCGACTCATCCTCGTAGGCCATCGCGTGGACGGTCTGCGGCAGCGCGAGCTCCTCCTCGCCGATGTCGATGGTGGCCTCGCCGTCCTCGTCGACCTCGAAGTAGGTGCCGTCCTCGCCGAGGGCGAGGTTCATGAACGGCGCCGTGGGCGACTTCAGGCCCCAGCCGAGCCCGTAGGTGTCGTCAGCCGTGAGCTCTTGCGCGATCGCACGCAGGTCCTCCCAGGCGAGCGACTCGCCGGAGGGCACCTCGACGCCCGCTTCCTCGAACGCGCCGGTGTTGGCGAACGCCACGTAGGACTGCATGAGCGTCGGTGCTCCGAAGATCTCGTCGTTCGCCGAGACCGCGGTCCAGATGCCGTCGGCCACGTCGCCGCGGATCTCGTCGCTGAGATACGGCGTCAGGTCGGCGAGGTAGCCGTCGTGCGCGAAGCCGGCCATGTCGGAGGCCTCGTTATGGATGATGTCGGGTGCGTCGCCGCCCTGGAACTGCGTCACGAGCTGGTCGTGCACGTTGTCCCAGGAGCCCTGCACGAGGTCGATCTGCGTCTCGGGGTGCTCCTCGTTCCACGACGAGACGATCTCCTCGGTCGCGGCGATGGTGGCGTCCTGGAACGCGAGCGACTGGAAGGTGAGCGTCACCTCTTCCATGGGGTCGGTGGTTTCGGTGGCCGCGGGTGCCGAGCCGCCGCCGAAGGCGCAGCCGGTGAGCAGCAGGCCACCCGCTGCGAGCGCCAGAGCGGCGCGGGATGTGCGGTGCATGAGATCTCCTTGGGTGATGGGGGTGAGGGTGGGTTGGGTGGTCGGTCAGCCCTTGACGGCGCCAGAGAGCAGGCCCGACGTGAGGCGTCGTTGGATCAGGGCGAAGAAGAACAGGCTCGGGATGGCTGCCAGCAGCGAGGCCGCGGCGAGCTGCCCCAGCTGCACCTGGCCCTCCGCGCCCACGAACAGCGCAAGCCGTTGCGGCAGCGTCTGCAGCGCCTCGTCCTTGATCAGCACGAGGGCGAAGAAGAACTCATTCCAGGCGCCGATGAAGGCGAAGAGGCTGGTGGCGACGAGGCCGGGCGCGAGCAGCGGCAGCACGATCGAGACGAGCACGCGCCACTTGGGCGCGCCGTCCATGGCGCCCGCCTCCTCGAGGTCGACCGGGATCGAGGCGACGTAGCCCTGCAGCATCCAGAGCGCGAACGGCAGCGACCAGACGACGTAGACCACCACGAGCCCGCCGAGCGAGTTGCCGAGGCCGAGCGGCTGCAGCATCAGGTAGAGCGGGATGATGATGAGGATGAAGGGGAACACCTGCGAGAGCAGGATCCAGCCGGTGGCGAGCTTGCGCAGCCGCGTGCGGAAGCGGGCCAGGGCGTAGGCGGCCGGCAGCGAGATCACGGTGACGATGAGCGTGGTCGTGAGCGCCACGAGCAGGCTGTTGCCCGCCGCCTGCACCAGGTTGGCCCGGTCGATGGCAGCGACGAAGTTGTCGAGGTTCCACTGCGCGGGCAGCAGCTGCGGATCGGGCGACTGCAGCTCGCGCTGCGTCTTGAACGCGGTCGTGAACAGGAACAGCAGCGGGAACGCCAGGAAGATCATGAACAGCGTCACGGCGACGTACTGCAGGGCTCGGCCGAGCCGGAAGGTGCGCTTCGTCATGACTCACTTCCCCTCGCCTGCGCGCGCAGATAGAAGAAGAGGAAGAACGCGATGACGATCACGATGACGTTGCCCATGGCGCTCGCGAGCCCGAAGTTGCCGTAGCGGAACGCCTCGTTGTAGGCGAAGAGCATCGGCAGCATCGTGCCCCAGGCCCCGGCGGTCAGCACATAGACCAGCGCGAACGAGTTGAAGTTGTTGATGAAGTCGAGCGTGGTGATCGCGATGATGACCGGCTTGATCGCCGGCAGCGTCACCGAGAAGAACCGCTGCCAGGTGCCTGCACCGTCGATCTGCGCCGCCTCGTGCAGCTCGGCGTTCACGCCCTGGAGCCCGGCGAGCAGCGTGATGGTCGTCTGCGGCATGCCCGCCCAGACGCCCACCACGATCGCGGCCGGCAGCGCCGTCGAGGCCTGGCCGAGCCAGTTGATGGAGTCGGGCAGGCCGACCGCGCCCAAGCCGCCGTTCACGGCCCCGTAGGTCGGGTGCAGCATGAGCCGCCACATGATCGCGATGATCACCGGCGGCATGGCCCACGGGATGAGCGCGAGGGTGCGCGCCACGCCCTGGCCCCACAGGTTGGCGTTCAGCAGCAGCGCGAGCGAGAGCGAGGCGACGAACTGGATGATCGTCACCGAGAACGCCCAGATCAGCCCGATCCCGAACGAGTTCCAGAACAGGTCGTAGCCCGCCAGGTCGACGTAGTTCTGCAGCCCGTTGAACTCGGTGACGGCATTGCGTCCGGCGGTCGCGTTCGTGAAGCCCAGCACGATGCCCTGCATGAGCGGCCAGACGCTGAACATCAGGATCGGCAGCATCGCCGGCAGGAAGAGCAGCCAGGCGCCCCGCTCCTGGGAGATCCTGCGCCGCTTGCCGAGCTTCCGCTCGGCGACGGTCACATCGACGGGCGTCATCCGCGCACCTTCCGGGTTGTGGACTCGCGCACCGCGAGCCGGGGTTCGACGATCGCGTGCGTCGTCGCGGTGCGGTCGCCGCCGATCGCGGCGAGCAGCTGCTGCGCGGCGAGCGTGCCGCGGGCCTCAGCGCCGAGGTCGACGCTCGTCAGGCTGGGGATCGCGATCTCCGCGAGCTCGGTGTTGTCCATGCCGACCACCAGGCACTCGTCGGGCACCGCGATGCCGCGGTCTGCCAGCACGCGCAGGGCGGCGAACGCGATGAGGTCGTTCGCCGCGACGATCGCGTCGATCGCGGGCGCACCGGAGAGGCGCTCGAGGAGGGTGTGCACCGCCGGCAGCGCCGCCGCGTGCGTGAAGTCGTCGGCCGCGATCTCGAGGTCGGGGTCGACCGGCAGCGCCGCGGCGGCGAGCGCCGAGCGGTAGCCCTCAAGGCGGAGCCGCCCGGGCGTCGTGTCGACCGGGCCGTTGACGAATGCGATCCGCCTGGCGCCCTGCTCGATCAGGTGGTCGATCGCGAGCCCGACGCCGGCGCGCGAATCCGCGCCCACGGCACCATGCGCGGCGGTCGCGGGCAGCGTCCCGATCACGACGACCGGCACCCGCGACTGCGCGAGCGCCTCGAGCACCTGCGGCTCGGGGCGCAGCGGCACGACGATGAGGCCGTCGACCGTGCTCGGGTCGAAGCGCTGGATGGCCGCCGCCACCGCCGACGCGTCCTGCGCCTGCGCCACGAGCAGCTGGCGCTCGTCACCCGCGAGCTCGTGCTGCACCGCGCTCGTCATCCGCGCGTAGACGGGGTTGGCGGCATCCGGCACGATCATCGCGATCTGCCCGGTGCGACCGGCCTGCAGCGCCCTGGCGACCGCGTTCGGTCGGTAGCCGAGCTCGGCGGCGACGGCGCGCACGCGCTCGGCGGTGGCCGGGGATGCGCCCTCGCCGTGCAGCGCTCGGCTGGCCGTGGCGATGGAGACGCCGGCACGCTCGGCGACGGCTGCGATCGTGGGGCTGCTCGCCATCACTGCTCCGCCCTGAGCGCCATCGCCCATTGAGTCGTACCGGTCCGAGTGAAATGGAAACGTTTCCAAAGCACGTAGCAGAGACTCTAGGCGCTCACCCGACGTGAGCGCAAGCCGAGACGGCGGCGCGCGTGCGCGCCACCGAGCGGGCCGCCCCGGGCGGCCCGTGCTCGCCTATTCGGCGTCGGGCGCGGCGTGCTCCGGCAGCTGCAGGTCGATGACCGCAGCATCGCGCCAGAGGCGCTCGAGCTGGTAGTAGGTGCGCTCCTCCTCGTGGAAGACGTGCACCACGATGTCGGAGAAGTCGAGCAGCACCCAGCGGCCGTCAGCACGACCCTCGCGGCGCACCGGCTTCGCACCCTCCGGCAGCAGCGCATCCTCGATCTCGCGCGCGATGGCGCTGACCTGCCGCTCGTTGCGGCCGGTCACGACCAGGAAGACATCGGTCAGCGGCAGCTGGCCAGAGACATCCAGACCCACCTGGTCGGTGCCGAGTGCCTTGTCTGCCGCACGTGCTGCAGCGCGCGCGAGCGCGATCGCCTTGTCGTCCGCGCTCATCGCGCACCTCCCGAGATCAGAGCCAGCCCTGCGAGAGTGCGAGAGCCAGGAAGCCCGCGACCGCGACCGCAACACCGCCAGCGCCGACGCCGATGGCCACAGGCCAGACGTTCGAGCGCTGCTTCTTCGGCGCGATCTGCACGCGAGCATTTGCATACGACGACACTGCCTTGGAGGCGCGCACCGGCGCCGTCTCCGGGCTCGACACCTCGCCCTCGGCAACATCGGAGTCAACATCGTTGCCGTCGATCGAGACACTGCCGCGGCCGGACGAGGCGAAGCCCTCCGGCACGTCGATCGACCCGGTCACGAGCAGCCCGTCATCGCCCTCGAGCGTGAAGTCGGGGCTCTCGCTGCCGGCGGGCAGCACGAGCGCATTCGCCGTGATCGACGAGCCAGAGCCGCTGCCCTTTCCCGCGACGCCCTGCTCGCGCAGGTCGGCGATGTGGTGCTCGGAGGTGTCGGAGACGACGTTGACGATGACGGGGAGGCGCTGGGACCTGCCGCGGCTGGGGCCGCTGACGACGGCGTCGTCGGCTTCCTCCTGCGCCAGGCGGCGATCCTCGAGCTGGGCGGGGGTGACCTCGGCGACGCGGCGCGAGGAGACTCGCGGCTGCGCGACGATCACCTCGTCGATCTCGACGTCATCGACCTCGGCGTCGTCGACGGTGTCGAGACCCTGCACGTCGTCGATGTGCGCGCTCGAACGGCGCGCGGATGAGGGGGCCGGAACGGCGGAGCCACCGGTCGGCGCGCTGCCGTGCGGTTCGGCGATCTCGGCCTGGATGGCGTCGGCAGCATCGGCGGAGTCGGCATCCACCTTCTGGACGTCGACCTGCTCCATGGCGACGGTCTCGGCGGGCTCCTGCGCGGCGTCGGGCGCGGGAGCGTCACCGGCCTCCGACTTCTTCTTGCGACCGAAGAAGCGCCCGATGGGCTTCGAGGGCTGCGGATCCTTGGGGGGCGCCGGCGTCGCGACCGGCTCCTCAGTGCCCGATTCCTCAGAGACCAGCTCCGCCTCGAGGACGTCGCCGCTCTCGGGTGCTGCGGGCACGCTGGGCGTGGAGTGGCGGCCGAGCTGTGCGGGCTCGTCGTCTCCGGCGCGCTGCTCTGCATCCGGCTCGGGCGTGGAGTCGCCGTTGGCTGCGAGCTCTGCCGCGCGTTCGCGCGCGCGAAGCTCGCGCCGCGTCAGCGGGCGCTCTCCGTTCACGTCACTCATGCAGTCAGTCTCCGGTACAGGTCGTGCTTGCTGATGTATTGAACCACCCCGTCGGGCACGAGGTACCAGACGGGATAGCCAGCGCGGACTCGCGCGCGGCAATCAGTCGAGGATATCGCAAGCGCGGGGATCTCCAGCAGAGAGACGCGCTCTTTCGGGTAATCCGCGATCTCGAGCTGGTGGCCGGGGCGCGTGACGGCCACGAAGTGCGCGAGCTCCCAGAGCTCCTGCACGTCCTTCCATTCGACGATGGAGGCGAAGGCATCGGCGCCGGTGATGAAGAACAGGTCGGCGTCCGGATGCTGCGCGCGCATGTCGCGCAGGGTGTCGATCGTGAACGTCGGGCCGTCGCGATCGACGTCGACCCTGCTGACGGTGAACTGCGGGTTAGACGCCGTGGCGACCACCGTCATCAGGTAGCGATCCTCGCTCGGCGAGACATCCCGCTTCTGGTACGGCTCACCGGTCGGGACGAACACGACCTCGTCGAGGCCGAAGTGCTGCGCGACCTCGCTGGCAGCCACCAGGTGGCCGTGGTGAATGGGGTCGAAGGTGCCGCCCATGACGCCGAGGCGGCGCCGGCGCTCCGGCACGGCGGGTGCGTCAGTGACGATCGGCACCCGGTGCGAACGGGTCGGCGCTGCGGTGCGAGACGTCGCGGAAGGAGCGCAGCACGATGGCCGAGATGATGAACACGGCAGCGGTGATGCCGGCAGCGATGTACGGCGTGACGTGGGTCTCGCCGGATTCGGCAGCGGCGGTCGCGAGCTCAAGCAGGGTCATGGATGCCTCCGATCAGCGTCCAGCCTAGCGCGGCGCGCGCCGATCGCCGTTCATGGACGCACCTGTCCGGAGCCCCGCACGATCCACTTGGTGCTCGTCAGCTCCGGCAGCCCCATGGGGCCCCGCGCGTGCGCCTTCTGGGTCGAGATGCCGACCTCCGCGCCGAAGCCGAACTCGCCGCCATCGGTGAAGCGAGTCGAGGCGTTGTGCATGACGACCGCGGAGTCAACCTCGGCGAGGAACCGGCCCGCGGCATCCGCATCCTCCGTCACGATCGTGTCGGTGTGATGCGTGCCGTAGCGGTTCACGTGCTCGATGGCAGCGTCCAGGTCGTCGACGACGCCGATGGCGATGTCCATCGAGAGGTGCTCGGTCGCCCAGCCGCCGTGGCCGAGCGGCGCGGCGCCCTCGACGCCCGGCAGTGGGCGGTCGGCGTGCACGGTGACGCCGGCGGTCTGCAGCGCGGTCGCGAGCGCGGGGACGGCCTCCTCCGCGATGTCGCGGTGCACGAGCAGCGTCTCGAGCGAGTTGCAG encodes the following:
- a CDS encoding LacI family DNA-binding transcriptional regulator; this translates as MASSPTIAAVAERAGVSIATASRALHGEGASPATAERVRAVAAELGYRPNAVARALQAGRTGQIAMIVPDAANPVYARMTSAVQHELAGDERQLLVAQAQDASAVAAAIQRFDPSTVDGLIVVPLRPEPQVLEALAQSRVPVVVIGTLPATAAHGAVGADSRAGVGLAIDHLIEQGARRIAFVNGPVDTTPGRLRLEGYRSALAAAALPVDPDLEIAADDFTHAAALPAVHTLLERLSGAPAIDAIVAANDLIAFAALRVLADRGIAVPDECLVVGMDNTELAEIAIPSLTSVDLGAEARGTLAAQQLLAAIGGDRTATTHAIVEPRLAVRESTTRKVRG
- the nadD gene encoding nicotinate-nucleotide adenylyltransferase, encoding MGGTFDPIHHGHLVAASEVAQHFGLDEVVFVPTGEPYQKRDVSPSEDRYLMTVVATASNPQFTVSRVDVDRDGPTFTIDTLRDMRAQHPDADLFFITGADAFASIVEWKDVQELWELAHFVAVTRPGHQLEIADYPKERVSLLEIPALAISSTDCRARVRAGYPVWYLVPDGVVQYISKHDLYRRLTA
- a CDS encoding ADP-ribosylglycohydrolase family protein, producing MNAAAFQDVATAALAGAAVGDALGGAAEGNTPEAIQQRYGGTIEGIVGPFLDDWRHARPIAPYHKGDGHVTDDTLMTNLLVDVYAHVRRHLTAHDIAEHLVPRMIGEVQWIPELEAEALPLHRVFLAEKWLVARLHYGHIDPREAGVGNVVNCGATMYMGPVGLVNAGDAQGAYAEAIDIAGAHQSSYGREAAGVFAAAVAAAAAPGATIDGVLDAAIGLARDGTRAAVEATVEAGRRLDGWRDGGLAALRDAVRPYDTVGETYRQPAMDARLPSRTKAIEELPVALGLLAACDGDYREAVLGAVNYGRDSDSIAVMAGTIAGALGGPDAVPAEWIDAVGEASRLDLRAPGAVIADVAAAVWSADAERHAARSSAVAALGLDR
- a CDS encoding sugar ABC transporter permease; amino-acid sequence: MTPVDVTVAERKLGKRRRISQERGAWLLFLPAMLPILMFSVWPLMQGIVLGFTNATAGRNAVTEFNGLQNYVDLAGYDLFWNSFGIGLIWAFSVTIIQFVASLSLALLLNANLWGQGVARTLALIPWAMPPVIIAIMWRLMLHPTYGAVNGGLGAVGLPDSINWLGQASTALPAAIVVGVWAGMPQTTITLLAGLQGVNAELHEAAQIDGAGTWQRFFSVTLPAIKPVIIAITTLDFINNFNSFALVYVLTAGAWGTMLPMLFAYNEAFRYGNFGLASAMGNVIVIVIAFFLFFYLRAQARGSES
- the rsfS gene encoding ribosome silencing factor, which produces MSADDKAIALARAAARAADKALGTDQVGLDVSGQLPLTDVFLVVTGRNERQVSAIAREIEDALLPEGAKPVRREGRADGRWVLLDFSDIVVHVFHEEERTYYQLERLWRDAAVIDLQLPEHAAPDAE
- a CDS encoding carbohydrate ABC transporter permease, with the protein product MTKRTFRLGRALQYVAVTLFMIFLAFPLLFLFTTAFKTQRELQSPDPQLLPAQWNLDNFVAAIDRANLVQAAGNSLLVALTTTLIVTVISLPAAYALARFRTRLRKLATGWILLSQVFPFILIIIPLYLMLQPLGLGNSLGGLVVVYVVWSLPFALWMLQGYVASIPVDLEEAGAMDGAPKWRVLVSIVLPLLAPGLVATSLFAFIGAWNEFFFALVLIKDEALQTLPQRLALFVGAEGQVQLGQLAAASLLAAIPSLFFFALIQRRLTSGLLSGAVKG
- a CDS encoding extracellular solute-binding protein; translation: MHRTSRAALALAAGGLLLTGCAFGGGSAPAATETTDPMEEVTLTFQSLAFQDATIAATEEIVSSWNEEHPETQIDLVQGSWDNVHDQLVTQFQGGDAPDIIHNEASDMAGFAHDGYLADLTPYLSDEIRGDVADGIWTAVSANDEIFGAPTLMQSYVAFANTGAFEEAGVEVPSGESLAWEDLRAIAQELTADDTYGLGWGLKSPTAPFMNLALGEDGTYFEVDEDGEATIDIGEEELALPQTVHAMAYEDESLDPITLTQSGGDVLPGFLGGTYGMYIGGSYLAQQIADTAPEGFEWTVLPPLAGSDSAAQGTSPQTLSVSADSQYVDRAAEFINYYMQAEHLATVGQGDALIPATGAARDALAEATEGQTGWTEMLVSGEVLEAAPFQLAVNYPQWKDQYATPAFQQYLADSISLEELEAQLTEGWESIQ